The DNA region aaaaaacaaaattctactACTCCTTACCAGCCTGGCCAACACTGTCACACACaccaaaaatccaaaccaaTTATATCATCTCTAAGCTGATAATAATGTAATGTAATAATCTAATGTCCTGTAAGGTAAacgttttcttaaaaaaatttaattacattacAGCAGCTTACAGAATTTCATTCTCATAACTTGTTGACTTGTGCAATGGATTATTGTGTgcgaagagttttttttttttttttgttgaagttttACTTTTTACCTGAATGCGCACGTAACTAGTGCTTCGACACTGACCAAAGGCCATGGCTACGGACTGGTCCACCAAGTCGGCCGAGCCGTCCCCACAGATCCGAGCCATGGGTCGAGCCCACTCCTTGGCCCTCCAATTCTTGATCTGATCATAATCATAGTTAGTCTCCACCAACTGACCCGTTCCAATAGAGAGAACCAAAAGGTCCTCCACGCCTCGCACGAATGGGAACTCTTGTTTGTTATGTAGCACGTGCGTAATCGCCGCACCGGTCGGGTTGCTCATAGCTAAGGCGCCGTCGACCGCCACGCACTTGGTTTGACCGTCGACGGACCGCATTTGAACCGGTTCGAACACTCCCGGTTCTGCTGACGTGGCACGACACACCTCCCAGAGCCTGAAGTCGAAGCTATCTGTCTCGAGCGCGTCGGCTCTGGAAAACAGAAACGGCGCCGTACTGGACAAGTCGTAGCAAGGGATTAAAACCGGTTTTAGCGTGTCTTTCAGAGTCAAACTCCGGTTCTGGTCTGCGAAAGCTTCTTTCACCGCCTTTTCTAAACCGGTTGTAGCTGAACCAGTAGAACTAGCCGAGCCGCCCCTAAGAAGCCGACGGAAAAAACCGCCGCCGGTACTAGAACTGGAGCCAGAGGAAGGGCGGTAAAATCGCTTGCCTTGTTCAGCGAGGAAGCGCCACGTGTCCTCCGCCTTGAAAATCGGACGGTTCTGGTCTTTGGTAGCGAAGAGCATCGCGGTGAAAATGCCACCGACGCCGGAGCCGGCTGCGACGTCGAAGTAGTCGGCGATTCTGGCGTCTGGATTGCCGGATTTCAACTTGAGCGCGTGTTCCAAATAGGCCAAGGCTTTACCTGAGAGAATGCCTCGCATGCCTCCTCCGTCGATGCTCAGAATGCAGATTTTGCCTCTCTGGTTCTTGATCGCCGAAACGCCATTATCGACCATCGTCGGTAGTGGCTGAGCTTGAGGCTGAGTTTCCGGCTTGGACTCGGCTGCCGGAGCGATCTGCTTGGGGATCCAAAGCTTCTGGTCGTCGTAGCCGAAGAGAAACTTCGTCTCGAGAATAGAGAAGATTTCGTAGCTCAGCTTGTCGGTGTCGATACTCGGTTCTTGCATTTCCGATTGATTCGAAtccattgaaataaaaaaaataaaaagctctCTGCTCTGTGTAGTTCTGTTTGGGGTTTGGATGAACCTAATAAACCCTCagtttaatttgttttgttttttttgttggctttgCATGCTCACCTGGAcaccttaaaaagaaaatcacagtttaaaaatcaaaaacctTCTCCAAACATGCCTGAACGAAACGAGCTTTTATCGCAGCTCAATTCGGCAACAACAATATAGCCCTTGAAATTCACGCCCATGGCCAtcagtatatttttttttgttggaccaacaccaccaaaaaaataaaaaaaactctccCAGAAACACTCCAAATTTCTCAGCTTTAAAAACGTAAACCCCTTCCTCAATTAGAACTTTCTATAATATACCACATCACTTTTATATTGACAAGCAACGCTCAACCTCCAAACGACAGCgtttgatataaaaataaatgaataaataaacaaagaaagagaaaaacgaaaaataaaaaagccagAAGAGGAGGCAAAGAACTGAGTCAGCTGCAGAGCATGTCTGCTTTATATGTTAAAGGCACTCGTCTCTATATATGTGGCCATTCGGTTCAAACTAACGGGGCACCGACGGTTGTACGTACCCGGGTCAAAATCCGTTTTCCTCCTGATTCATCAGACGGTTAATATTTCATTTCACTCCCTCTGTTATGTCCGTGATCAACGGTCAATTACCGcactttccttcttcttttttttaatctttcatcTCTCCCGCGTCTTTGTCGTTACGTGTGGGACCTACTTGGTAGCGCCACTCTCAGTCAGTCGGCGAAGGAGTGGAGACCCACTAAATTGGTGTTTTTTGTGTGACGAATTTGCCCTTGGGGTGGGGTCCAGTGTGGTGGTATACGTGCTGACGGGTACAGTGGGTCTATGTTAGGTCATTACCTGATAGTACagtgggttttgtttttattttgtttcgcCGATTAGGACTCTTTCAAATGACGGTGAATTTTAACTGTAAATCCGTAAGCGTGAATAGTACTACgggatgagtttttttttttttttttaattttaattttatattagaccaaaatattaggaaaaagaaagaaaggaaactaATATGGATAAGATGATTGGTGACACCTAAGTCTACAGTCTGACTTCTCCAATCACTCATTCCAATCATGGTAATCTTTGACCCATTGTTTGGCAATTTTTAACTTCTTgtgtagttgtttttttttttttcatattttattttatttttgctgaatTGTAATTTAAGATTCTTTGATTGTTCTtgcattgaaatttgaaaaagaaaactaaaaaacaaattacaCCTTTTAAATTGAGGTGAATTATCATTTTAGTtgtaatttgagtttttttttttttttttgagaagggtaATTTGAGATTCTTAGTTGTTCTTgcattgaattttaaaaaagaaaactaaaaaacaaattacaCCTTTTAAATTTAGGTGAATCACAATTTTAGTTGTAATTTAAGATTCTTAATTGTTCTtgcattgaaatttgaaaaaaaaaaaacttaaaaacaaattaCTCCTTTTAAATTTAGGTGAATTATAATTTTAGTTGTAATTTAAGATTCTTAATTGCTCTTGcattgaaacttgaaaaagaaaactaaaaaaaacaaaggaaaatgctaatgaatgcctttaaaatattagttaataatccatttaaagaaggtttttattggaaaagaaaaaaaaaagcaattaatattttgatagtttttttcatttcccataaaagtgatatcaaaacttttataaaatagattcttaaccaatgccctaaagGCATTCGTTAGCAGGAGCCAAAACCAAATTACACCTTTTAAATTTAAGTCAATCATTGTTTTAGTctatgaaatttatatttttgtcacTTTTAATCCTTAACATTTAAACTTTTTATCAAATTGGTTACTATGTTCTTTGTGATAAGTTTAGTACCACATACGAGAATAGTACATATGAAACTAGTGTCCAATTTATAAAGTACAGTTGACAAGATAAACAATTTAGTAAATAAGTTAAAAGATTAagaactaaaatgacaaaattgtttcataatttttttattatataaatatgataGTATTCAACGATTAGGGTCTgctttattatgattatttttaatgttttaaaagcTTAAAATATactatttcaaatttcaatcaattttaaaaatagaccttttgtttattaaaattttattgttgttacccttttaaaataattttttattgttcaattttgatattgttaatgaaaatttttatttttgaggaaCTTGaccaatgaaaatgaaatttttttaatgattttaatattttgtttctgCATGCTagtattattatgtttttagtaaaagatgaattttataacattaaacaaaaacttaattacagAGTTGAAGAAAAAAGTTGGGAAGCTTGTAGAGATGTTAAAGGTTGCTTTCTTTAATGCATCACACATTATCACTAATTAAATGAAATTCTTCTCATTTTAACATATGGAGTATTACGTAATCAATAAAACTTTATTTGAGCTAAGAACATAGACTTATAGAGTACACTGTACGAACTCCATAATCAATTTACTTTGACCTTCACGTAGTActaagttttatttctttttgtacATGTGACCGTCAATGTTTTTGGTTACCTGCCCCTTTTAAGAACTTTACGTAAAACACTTGTCTAAGactctaaaatacaaaactgtACTTGAAGGGGAGAAAGAATACTTTACACAATAACTTTAGAATTTAACTTTCACCTACTGATAGTATAAGtttattcaaaatattaaagACTCATATAAACGTAAATTGGTGATATACATGtaaattatcaatagtaaaatacaaaaaatcacGATTAATTTTGAGGTTTGGGTTAATGTAAGAACATGAATTTAAGTGGCCTAAGCCCACCAAGAATAGTGAAATTAGAGTTCCTAAATCCGTCCCAAAATAATAGAGATTTGTATAGAGAATAGGAAGAATAAGCGTGGGCTTTGCCCGATGAcacaaataggaaaaaaagacTAAAAGCGTGATGATTTAACAAATGAAGGGATCTTTGCACGCAACATTGCCGAGGACAATTGTTCTTGATGGTTACAGATACTATTCACTCGGCCTCTTAGTTACAATTCTCTCtgtgatttattttttccttatcCTCTTGCCCCCCTATCTAAGAACCTTTTCCCTTTATATACTTTATAGCCTCTTGAATCCCAACCCTTCATCTGTAAATTTCTCATATCTTCTTAAGACACCTGCCCCTTTAGACTCATTATGAAGGTGATGGAAGGAGCTGCTGAGTTACGGATCCACTATTCaagtcacttcctcattaatgcgaaGGATCGTGTGAGACCTTTAGAAGAAACTTCCTACAAAAAACCTCATTCAACCCATGAGACACCCTTCTCCATCCCTTATATCTCCTAAGGATGCCCCATCACTTCCCATTCCATCTTCGGACCACGTCACTTCTCGGACCACGGACACTCCTTCCGGATGAACAATTGAAAGTTACAACTATGCTTCTTATCTTCAGTCTTCGAGTCCCCACAGTTAATAATATGATTTATCgagaattttttaaatatacctAATTTACTTTCTTAGTATAAATGACAATTAATACTTGATGATGtacagaaaatcagtaggctgaatgcttCGGACTTCAATGGACTAGTGATCGTTTGAAATgcctgaaaagaaaaagacacaagATCAAAAGAGAACAGGGTGAACCGGCTAGAAACCctctgatgcttaagttagttttttctctaaaaCTCAAGAATTTCAACTTTTTAGGAGTAGTGAAAAATTACTTTCATTTGATGTAGATGAATCCTTATATAGTGGGCTTTGGAGTAGTTACTTGTTTAGTAATTTCCTCTACGTGTGTGAAAGTTAGAAGGTTTAGACTTAACTTTTAcaactgctatagaagttagaatgtttaatcttatcttctacaactgTCATCGGAAGTTAAGTACTTAGTGAGAAGTTATAACAATGAACAAGAATTTTGCTCATACTTCAAAATAGTAGAACATGATCCAAATTATTAGCTTTCGTACATAAATCCATTATGAAATTTCCTAAGTGTTGAGGGGTCGTTCAGGTGTTTTCATCATGGACGACCCTCCTGCTCATGGAGGGCCGTCTGACGATGGACGACATTCTTATGTTAGGCTAACTTTACTTGCTTTGGAAGACTTTTGTGGACAAATTGAAGATAGTTaatttttagttcaccatcaaTACTATTTGAAAGTTTCAAGGTTCTAATGTCATTTGCTTTTTTTGGACAACTTGTCTTAACTAAAGGTCTCGCAATTACTATATTGTAGCAATTATGTGTGTATGAGTAGTCATtaataaatactaaataataGTAAGAGATGAGGAAAAAAGCAAGACGAGCATAGAGATTTTCAAATTGTATTAAATGCAATTTGTGCCTAAAGAGCAAATTGAATACTTTTAAATTGTTTTGATAGTTCATAGTACTTCACATGAGCCCAAACACTAAGGGTagtctttttgtattttactcaattatcaattaaattatacATAAGGCTTTTTATGTTACTGGACGATATAATGTGCTCTACTAAATAACActgctattatttttttaagatagttcaatttttagttcaccatcaaTACTATTTGAAAGTTTCAAGGTTCTGACCTCATTTGCTTTTTTTGGACAACTTGTCTTAACTAAAGGTCTTGCAATTACTATATTGTAGCAATTATGTGTGTATGAGTAGTCATtaataaatactaaataataGTAAGAGATGAGGAAAAAAGCAAGACGAGCATAGAGATTTTCAAATTGTATTAAATGACATTTGTGCCTAAAGAGCAAATTGAATACTTTTAAATTGTTTTGATAGTTCGTAGTACTTCACATGAGCCCAAACCCTAAGGGTagtctttttgtattttactcaattatcaattaaattatacATAAGGCTTTTTATGTTACTGGATGGTATAATGTGCTCTACTAAATAACActgctattatttttttaagagactagaaattattggaaaaatCTAATACAATAAACCTAAATTATTTTGTCCTTACTgctattaactttttttttttcgtgtaaTATTCATTTATACATGTCAGATTATGAAATTGTATGTTAATGTAATTTATCATATTCAATATAAGACtagaaagaaaatttgagagGGAAAGTGCATCATTCGTACAATCgaaccagagagagagagagagagagagagagagagagagaaaaaaactaaTATCATAATATGTGAGAAGCAACTCTTGCAAATGCCAAAAGTTTGCACGTTTACTTCATATCTCAACTTCTGGGATTGGAAAGGTCAAGTCAAATGTTTCATTCAACATTTTTACTAGCTATTAAGAAGAATTAGCGTTGTATGAAGCATGTTCATTAAAATACAAGTCAAATGTTTCATTCAACATTTTTACTAGCTATTAAGAAGGATTAGCGTTATATGAAGCAtgttcattaaaataatttaaaagagagagattatatttatgattaatttttcaaaagaagacTATTGCACACCtatggtgcggtggtcacttcacaagtataaatgtttgtaggGTTTTGGGAACAAGAGccaaggttcaagtctctaggagagagtttcacacgcatatacactttttttttttttttgagaaggaaattctctaggttgaaactttctcaaaaaaacacatatacacttagattaggctagaatagaaattctatcttgtataaaaaaaaaattcaaaagaagtTCCTATTAGATGTTGTTGCCAAAGACCTTATAACTAAATTGACatgtaaaaattctatcttgtatcaaaaaaaatttcaaaaaaagttCCTAGTAGATGTTGTTGCCAAAGGCCTTATAGTTAAATTGACATATTTCCATGCACAAAATACTTGAAATTCCACGAGAAAATGGTTTGAGCTACGGTATATGTTTCCTCTCTCTTGCAGTTAGTGAGTTCCACTAACtatgagagagaggagaggcaTATACCATACATTCTCTTACAAAGTGTTTTAATCCTAATGTTTGTAGCGGGATCCACTAACTGTGAGAGAGAACAAAGGCATATATCATACCTTCTCTTACAAAGTGGTTTAATACTAGTATTTGTATTACTCTATTAAAAGTCATGTCGTGTTTCACGTTTTGAGTTTAaggacatgatattgatgtaaTTTAATTCGTTGACGAAGTTCAAATTAAGCAAAAGTCTCTacgagggagtttcacacacatatacacttttttttttttagaaagaaaatctcgaggttgaaactttctcaaaaaaacgcatatacacttaaattaggctagaatagaaattctatcttgtatcaaaaaaaatttcaaaagaattttctaGTAGATATTGTTGCCAAATGCCTTATAGCTAAATTGACatgtagaaattctatcttgtatcaaaaaaaatttcaaaagaagTTCCTAGTAGATGTTGTTGCCAAAGGCCTTACAGTTAAATTGACACATTTCCATGCACAAAATACTTGAAATTCCACGAGAAAATGGTTTGAGCTACGGTATATGTTTCCTCTCTCTTGCGGTTAGTGAGTTCCACTAACtatgagagagaggagaggcaTATACCATACATTTTCTTACAAAGTGTTTTAATCCTAATATTTGTCGCGGGATCCACTAACTGTGAGAGAGAACAGAGGCATATATCATACCTTCTCTTACAAAGTGGTTTAATACTAGTATTTGTAATACTCTATTGAAAGTCATGTCGTGTTTCACGTTTTGAGTTTAaggacatgatattgatgtaaTTTAATTCGTTGACGAGGTCCAAATTAAGCAAAAGTCATTACATGATGAGAGGCTGAGAGGACATCTCTTTTGCGACTTGTTTGTTGGAAGGAACTTTTAGTAGATGCCAAAGGAATAATTTTTCATCCTATAGGTTTCTACCATGTAACATTAATTCCTCGTATTATGCCTTATGTTTTGGATTAAGGAAATTCTATTGATGTAGGTTATTTTATTATAGGTTTCATAAAGAAAATTTCAGAGAAAGAGAAACCGTCTATTTTGGGGAAAAATAGAAAGACGACTTGTCTTACTTTGCTCAACAATTAGCATGACAAGGTTGAATACCTTTTTGGGTCTTTTGGATGAGATCAAATGTAGTTTCTGTTCTTATCAGCTTATTATGGTAAAATTAATCTAATAACTATTCTAACCTCACCCCCTTCACTCCTTAAACTAAatatcaaagatttttttttattatatgtttagaacaaattctaaatgaaaGGTTGTTATTCACTATATATTATGGCGGGCAAAAAGTAATTCCATTAATGGGATCAAGTTAGAATGTAACAACTTACCACTAAGAATTTGTTTTCCTACTCTTAACAATTAGCATGATAAGGTTGAATACCCTTTTGGGTCTTTTGGCTATGATCAAATGTAGTTTCTGTTCTTATTAGTTTATCCCACATTAGTTGTGTGTGTCTAGTGTCCGCTGTTTATAACCCCAGTCTATAACTACATATGTTAAgcccttttgtagttgtactcttGTTAATTATAAACCCGttttaaaacactattattattttcgtgtgtattctaataagtattaatgtttactcaaaaaaaagaaagtagggATGTTTATCCCACATTGATTGTGTGTGTTAAGTTAGGCCCTTTTATAGTTGTACTCTGgttatataatgtattataaacttggtttaaaatactattattattttcgtgtgtgttctaataagtattactgtctactaaaaaaaaaaatttatcctaaCCTCACTCACCCTTCACCACTTAAACTAACAACCAAAGATTTTTTCTACTCTATGTTCATAACATTTccataacaaattctaaattgaagGTCGTTACTCGCTATTATGTGGGCAAAAAGTAATTCTAGTGGTGAGTTCAAGCTAGAACataacaatttaccatataGAATTGGTTGTCCTACTTTGCTCAACACTTAGTAGGATAAGGTTGAAAACATTTTTGGGTCTTTTGGCTGAGATCAA from Castanea sativa cultivar Marrone di Chiusa Pesio chromosome 6, ASM4071231v1 includes:
- the LOC142640553 gene encoding patatin-like protein 6 — its product is MDSNQSEMQEPSIDTDKLSYEIFSILETKFLFGYDDQKLWIPKQIAPAAESKPETQPQAQPLPTMVDNGVSAIKNQRGKICILSIDGGGMRGILSGKALAYLEHALKLKSGNPDARIADYFDVAAGSGVGGIFTAMLFATKDQNRPIFKAEDTWRFLAEQGKRFYRPSSGSSSSTGGGFFRRLLRGGSASSTGSATTGLEKAVKEAFADQNRSLTLKDTLKPVLIPCYDLSSTAPFLFSRADALETDSFDFRLWEVCRATSAEPGVFEPVQMRSVDGQTKCVAVDGALAMSNPTGAAITHVLHNKQEFPFVRGVEDLLVLSIGTGQLVETNYDYDQIKNWRAKEWARPMARICGDGSADLVDQSVAMAFGQCRSTSYVRIQANGLSEGRCGLNVDTDPSPSNVKMLIGVAEEMLKQKNVESVLFGGKRLGEQSNFEKLDWFAGELVLEHERRSCRIAPTVAFKQATPKPT